Proteins encoded by one window of Bubalus bubalis isolate 160015118507 breed Murrah chromosome 4, NDDB_SH_1, whole genome shotgun sequence:
- the LOC102410224 gene encoding 6-pyruvoyl tetrahydrobiopterin synthase, whose product MNGAGSGPRRRARVSRLVSFSATHRLHSKSLSNEENLKLFGKCNNPNGHGHNYKVVVTVHGEVDPVTGMVMNLTDLKKYMEEAIMKPLDHKNLDLDVPYFADIVSTTENVAVYIWENLQKFLPVGVLYKVKVYETDNNIVVYKGE is encoded by the coding sequence ATGAACGGGGCAGGGTCGGGCCCTCGCCGGCGGGCGCGAGTGTCCCGCCTCGTCTCCTTCAGTGCGACCCACCGCCTCCACAGCAAATCTCTTAGTAATGAAGAAAACTTGAAATTATTTGGGAAGTGCAACAACCCAAATGGCCATGGGCACAATTACAAAGTTGTGGTGACAGTACATGGAGAAGTTGATCCTGTTACAggaatggtcatgaatttgactGACCTCAAAAAGTATATGGAGGAGGCAATTATGAAGCCCCTTGATCATAAGAATCTGGATCTAGATGTGCCATATTTTGCAGACATTGTAAGCACAACAGAAAATGTAGCCGTATATATCTGGGAAAACCTCCAGAAATTTCTTCCTGTGGGAGTTCTTTATAAAGTAAAAGTATATGAAACCGACAATAATATTGTAGTCTATAAAGGAGAATAA